The Polyangium aurulentum genomic interval TGGCGAGGGCTATCTCGGCAACGTCCACGCGGGCACGTTCTCGCGCCGCGAGCTGCCCGAGCGCTGCGCTTACGACATCTGCCCGTGCACGGTCCCGGCGAACCGCGGCATGATCGAGGGCGTGGGCGCTCAGGCGGAGGAGGGCTGAATGAAAAATCGCCTGCTCCCCCTGATCGAGCCCCTTCCCGCGCCGGCCGACGTGCCCCCGACGCCGTGGCCCGAGGAGGGGGCGGTGAGCTGGAACATCAACACCGCGTGCAATTACCGCTGCTCGTATTGCACGCAGCGCTTCAAGGACGACCGTGGCCGGTGGAGCCGCGACACGCCGCGCTTTCTGGAGGCCTTCGCGCGCCTGCCGGGCCGCTGGGAGATCAAGATCTCGGGCGGCGAGCCCTTCGTCCACCCCACGCTGCTCGATATCGTGCGGGGGCTCGCCGGGCTCGGGCACCGCGTCTCGATCGTGACCAATTTCTCCGCCTCGCGAGAGAAGCTCGACGCGTTCGTCGAGGCGGCAGCCGGCCGGGTGGGCGTCTTCTCTTGCAGCCTGCACCTCGAATACGTGGACGACGTGGGCGCGTTCATCGAGCGCGCGCGCTGGCTCGCGTCGCGGCTGTCCGAGCGGGCCGATCCGGCATTGCCCGCGCCCCACCTCTGCGTGACCAGCGTGGCCACGCGCGCGTCGATGCCTCGCCTCGAGGCGCTCGCCGAGAGATTCGCGGAGGCGGGCATCACGTTCAAGGTGCAGCCCGAAAAGCAAGGGAGCGAGGTCGTCGAGTACACGGCCGAGGAGGAGGCGATCCTGCTCGCCCTCGGCGGGCACAACCGGACAGGCAGCATCGTGCACGACACCGCGGGGCTGCCTTGCTGGTCGGGCGCCCGCTATTTCATCCTCGACGACCTCGGCGAGGCGTATCGATGTTATCCCGCCCGGCGGCACCGGATCGAGCGGATGGGGCATTTCCTGTCTCCTGATTTCAGGCTCGCGAGCGGCCCTGCGACTTGCCTTTATCGGAGCTGCTACTGTACAGTGCCGATCGCGCGCGGGATGATGCCCTCCCGGCGCCCCCAGGGAGCCTCATGAAATACAAGACGTTCCGCGCCTTGTTGATCGGTACGGGCGCGGCGGCGGTCATCGGTGGTACCGCGCTCCTCGGGCGGAGCTGCTTTTCGTCGGACAAGAGCAAAGCCCCGCAGCCCGTGACCGCGACCGAGCGCAAGAAGCCGACCGCCGTCGCGCAAGGCCCGGTCAGGGCGCCGCAGGGCGAGCCGATTCCCAGCGCGGAGCCCGTCGCTCCGCAGGGGGAGCCCACGCCGCAGGGCATCGCGATGGAGCGCCCTCCCGTCGAGCAGCTCCGGCCGTTCGATCGCGAGCTATTGGACAGCGTCCACAGGAATTTCCCGGGCGACAAGATCAAGGACGCGATGCCCGGCCGGCCCTTCAAGGTCAACCTGTACAAGGACCAGGGCGAGGAGGGGGTCAATCGGCTCAAGATCGACCTCGACCGTGACGACAAGTGGGACGAGAAATGGTCGTTCTCGACGAAGCACGGCCAGCCGGTCGTCAAGCGCCAGGTCGCTCCCAACGACGACGAGAATTACACGATGGAATACAGGCTGCAGGGAGATACGTGGGTACTTCGCGGCCCGCCGCCCAGCGCACAGGCGGCTCCCGCCGAGTAGCAGGTCAGCGCCCCTTTTTCTTCTTCTTCTTTTTGGGCGGCGGCGGCGCGCGCACCTTGCCGTCGCGCACGGGCAGCCACGGCGCGCGCGTCTCGAGCGGCAGCGTCGCCTCGGCCGGCAGCGATTTCTCGCCGTCGCGCTTCACCTGGAAAGACGAGCTGACGAAATTGGTGGTGTGCGCGCCGAGGTTCGAGAGGTCGCCCTTCACGCGGATCGCCGGGAGCGGGATGCAAAAGCGGCTGCGTTCTTCCTCGCTCATCTCGTTGTAAGGAATGAAGCGACCCGAGTCGGTGCGGACGCCGCGCGCCATGCCCGCCATCCCGGCCGAGGCGCCGTCCTGGATCGCGTCCTCGATCATCTGGACGATCTCGTTGGCGCAGACCGGCTCGACCGTGTACCGCTCTTTGCTGCCGGCCGGATACTGGATCTTCGATTCGATCTTGACCGTCACGGTCGCGCCCTTGCCATCCGGGCCCATCTGGAGCGATTTCGCCGACAGGGTGCTCTTGGCCGCATTCACGATGGCCGCCCACGTCTGCGCGTCGCCCCCGGAGGCGCTCACCATTCGCACGCCCTGCACGGTTCCATCGCCCGCGAGCTTGACCTCGAACGTGGCGCGCGCGTCGCGAATCGAGGACGTGCGCACGGCGTCCGCCACCGTCGTGGCCACGACCCCGGCGCCCGGGATATCGATTCCCATTGCCTTGTCCTTGCTGTGCAGCGTGCCCGCGAGCACCTGCCCGGCGATGTTCGCGTCGACCGGCTTCGGCGCTTCGACGCTGGTGGGCGCAGGCCTCGGCGCGCCCGCATTGGGCAGCACGCCCGGAATCGACCAGATGGGCGCATTGACGCCCGGCGGAAGCCCGACCGTCCCGCCGCCCGGCGGAGGCCCATATTCGTCCCCGCCCGCATTGCCTGGCGCGGGCGTGGGCGCGGCCGTCTCGCCGCCGGTGGGCGCTTGCGCGGGAGGGCTCGGGGGCTCGGGCGTCGAGGGGGGAGGGACGAGCGGATCCTGCCGCGGGGCGATCTTCGCCTGCGCCGCGCCGGGCGGCTCGGGCTCGTCCTGCTCGTCCGCTTGGTCATCGCTGCTGTCGTCCGCCTGCGCTGCGGGCGCAGGGGCGGCGGGCGGGGCAGGGGGCGTCGTCTCGATGTCGAAGGTGTCCGCAGGGAGCTCGGCGTCGCGCTGGTGCGCGGTGAGGTCGGGGCCGGGCGGCGCCACGCGGTGAAGCACGAGCAAAAGCGCGTGGGCGGCCAGCGCAGCGGCCACCGCCACGAGCTCCCGTCCCCGCTCGTTCGCCATGCAGCGACGTTAGCACACCCGACGTCGCGCGGCCCCGCCCTTCCCAAGTCGTCCTGTAGCCGCCACAATACGCGGCATGTTCAAGTTCAACGCCAGCAAGCTGAAGATGCCGACCCGCGAGGAGGCGCTGCCGGGCCGGAGCGAGCGCATGCGCGTGCCCGAGCGGCACCACGTGAACGGCAACCGCATCGTGCCGCCGTTCCCCGAGGGCCTCGAGCTCGCCATGTTCGGCATGGGTTGTTTCTGGGGCGCGGAGCGGAAGTTCTGGCAGGCGAAGGGCGTGTACGCGACGGCGGTGGGCTACGCGGCCGGCTTCACCCCGAACCCGACCTACGAGGAGGTCTGCTCGGGCCGCACCGGCCACAACGAAGTCGTGCGCGTGGTGTTCGACCCGAAGGTGATCTCGTACGACGAGCTGCTCCGCATTTTCTGGGAGAATCACGATCCGACGCAGGGCATGCGCCAGGGCAACGACGCGGGCACGCAGTACCGATCGGGGATCTATTGCGAAGGCCTGACGCACAAGATGGCCGCGAAGCGCTCGTTCGACGCGTATCAAAGAGCGCTGAAGGAAAAGGGCCATGGCGACATCACCACCGAGATCCTCGACGCGCCCGAATTCTATTACGCCGAGGGCTATCACCAGCAGTACCTCGCGAAGAACCCCGACGGCTACTGCGGCCTCGGGGGCACGGGCGTGAGCTGCCCGGTCGGCGTGATGAAAACGACCTGATAACACC includes:
- the msrA gene encoding peptide-methionine (S)-S-oxide reductase MsrA, translating into MFKFNASKLKMPTREEALPGRSERMRVPERHHVNGNRIVPPFPEGLELAMFGMGCFWGAERKFWQAKGVYATAVGYAAGFTPNPTYEEVCSGRTGHNEVVRVVFDPKVISYDELLRIFWENHDPTQGMRQGNDAGTQYRSGIYCEGLTHKMAAKRSFDAYQRALKEKGHGDITTEILDAPEFYYAEGYHQQYLAKNPDGYCGLGGTGVSCPVGVMKTT
- a CDS encoding radical SAM protein, whose protein sequence is MKNRLLPLIEPLPAPADVPPTPWPEEGAVSWNINTACNYRCSYCTQRFKDDRGRWSRDTPRFLEAFARLPGRWEIKISGGEPFVHPTLLDIVRGLAGLGHRVSIVTNFSASREKLDAFVEAAAGRVGVFSCSLHLEYVDDVGAFIERARWLASRLSERADPALPAPHLCVTSVATRASMPRLEALAERFAEAGITFKVQPEKQGSEVVEYTAEEEAILLALGGHNRTGSIVHDTAGLPCWSGARYFILDDLGEAYRCYPARRHRIERMGHFLSPDFRLASGPATCLYRSCYCTVPIARGMMPSRRPQGAS